A region from the Vicia villosa cultivar HV-30 ecotype Madison, WI linkage group LG3, Vvil1.0, whole genome shotgun sequence genome encodes:
- the LOC131656102 gene encoding tropinone reductase homolog At5g06060-like produces the protein MADLLSSSIGSRWSLKGTTALVTGGTRGIGHAVVEELAEFGATVYTCSRNQKELNKCINEWKGKGFSVYGSTCDASSSSQRNELIRQVASTFNGKLNILVNNAGTNVRKPTIEFTSEDYSKVMTTNLDSAFHICQLAYPLLKESGNGSIVFMSSVASLTSVGSASVYAVSKAAINQLTKNLACEWAKDNIRSNCVAPWYTKTSLVKNFISNEEFVNEILSRTPIKRIAETHEVSSLVAFLCLPAASYITGQTVCVDGGFTVNGFQPSVRIT, from the exons ATGGCGGACTTATTGAGCAGTAGCATAGGCTCAAGATGGTCTCTCAAGGGAACCACAGCTCTAGTTACCGGTGGAACTCGTGGAATCGGCCATGCTGTGGTAGAGGAACTCGCTGAGTTTGGTGCCACAGTGTACACTTGTTCTAGGAACCAAAAAGAACTTAATAAATGCATAAATGAATGGAAAGGTAAGGGTTTTTCTGTTTATGGATCGACTTGTGAcgcatcttcttcttctcaaagAAATGAGCTTATTCGACAAGTGGCTTCTACCTTCAACGGCAAGCTCAACATACTT GTAAACAATGCTGGTACAAATGTGAGGAAGCCAACAATTGAGTTCACATCTGAAGATTATTCAAAAGTGATGACTACTAACTTGGATTCTGCATTCCATATATGCCAACTCGCATATCCTCTTCTTAAAGAATCTGGAAATGGAAGCATTGTGTTCATGTCCTCGGTTGCGTCTCTCACAAGCGTAGGTTCTGCATCCGTTTATGCAGTCAGTAAAG CTGCAATCAATCAGCTGACAAAAAATCTTGCTTGTGAATGGGCGAAAGACAATATAAGGAGCAACTGTGTTGCGCCTTGGTATACAAAAACATCACTTGTGAAAAAT TTTATCTCCAACGAAGAGTTTGTGAATGAAATACTATCTCGAACACCGATAAAGCGGATAGCCGAAACGCATGAAGTGTCTTCCTTGGTGGCTTTCCTTTGCCTGCCTGCGGCTTCATACATCACTGGACAGACTGTTTGTGTTGATGGAGGATTTACTGTGAATGGATTTCAACCCAGCGTTAGAATAACCTAA